The following DNA comes from Thiohalobacter sp..
CTCAGGGTGTCCAGCAGGGGAATCGGCGCCGCAGTGACATTCTTTAACCCGCCTATTGCGCCAGGGGCTGAAAATCCGCCAGGGCCGCCGCAGGAAGCGGGCGGGCGCAAATCGTACTCCGGGCCATGGGCAACAAACCCAGTTCATTGCCTGCCAGGACAACAAGTGTTGCCTGCCGCCCGCTTCCGCCCTGCTGGGAGATGCGGGTTAACCCGAAAGCACATCGGCGCGGCTGTCCGGCTGGTCCGCGATATCGGGGAGGTTTCCTTTTTGCAACAGCTGGTTGGTGGCTCAGGCGTCGCCGGTGCAGGGGCGGTTGATGGAAACCTCTTCGACCCCGTCCAACGCCAGCAAGGCATCGCGGATGCTGGCCTCGATCTGGGCCGCGAAGGGGCAGTGCGGGGTGGTAAGCTGGACTTCCACGTGGACCCGGCCGTCGTCCACGTCCACCTCGCGGATCAGCCCCAGTTCGACCAGGCTGTGGGCGAGTTCCGGGTCCTGTACGCGGTCGAGTGCGGCGTAGACCTC
Coding sequences within:
- a CDS encoding metal-sulfur cluster assembly factor, with product MVTETEVYAALDRVQDPELAHSLVELGLIREVDVDDGRVHVEVQLTTPHCPFAAQIEASIRDALLALDGVEEVSINRPCTGDA